The uncultured Subdoligranulum sp. genomic sequence GGCCGCTCTGGCCGATCACCGCAATGCCGGTCTCATTGACCTGCCGGAAGAATTCCTCCTGGGTCAGGCTGGTCCGCGTGCCGGGCACCGCCTCCATCTTATCGATGGTACCACCGGTGTGTCCCAGCCCGCGGCCGCTCATCTTGGCAATCTTGACACCGCAGGCCGCCACAATGGGGGCAATGACCAGGGTGGTCTTGTCGCCCACACCGCCGGTGGAGTGCTTGTCCGCCTTCACGCCCTGAATGGCTGACAGGTCAACCATATCCCCCGAGTGGGCCATCACATCGGTAAGAACTGCGGTCTCGTCATCCGTCATACCCCGCAGATAGATGGCCATCAGCAACGCCGACATCTGGTAATCCGGCACATCCCTGGACACATACCCATTGACCGCAAAGGCCAGTTCCTCCCGGTTCAGTGTGCCTCCGTCGCGCTTTTTGGCGATGATATCGTACATTCGCATACAGTGCAGCCTCCTTTCAGGCAGAAACAGAGAAATGCCGCCTAGAGACGGCATTTCGGATTGTGTGGTAAAAAGTGAGATACTTAACGGCTTCCCTTGTCGTAGGGGATACCTTCCGCCTTAGGTGCCTGCGAATTCTTGGACGTAAAGATCAGAACGATCATCGTAACGATATACGGAAGCATCTGATAGAAGTTGGAAACCTCCTTGACGCCTTCGAACTTGGGCAGGAAAGACAGCGAAGAGCTGTATGCTGCAATGACCTTGAACAGCGCAAAGAAGAAGGAAGACGCCAGAATCGGGAACGGTTTCCAGTTACCGAAGATCATGACCGCCAAAGCCAGGAAGCCGTAACCGCCCACGTCCGAGTTGAAACCCGACCCGGCAGCCACCGTGTAGGCCAGGCCGCCGATGCCACCGAGGAAACCGGAAATCAGCACACCGGCATACCGCATCTTGTATACATTGATGCCTACCGAGTCTGCCGCCTGGGGATGTTCCCCACAAGCACGCAGCCGCAGGCCGAACCGTGTCTTGTACATCAGCACGTAGGCCACAATAAACAGAACCACGGCAATGGGGGTCGTAAGGTAGAAATACTTAAAAATCAGGTTGTTCCAGAAACTGGGGCCATCCACCGGTGCCAGCCCAAAGGTTTCCCGCGTGATGCGGACCCAGCTGGGGATCTGGATCGTCGTAAGGCCCTGCCCCTGGATGGCCCAGGTCATGACCACGGCAAAAGCCGGCGCGAACTGGTTCAATGCCGTGCCGCCGATGGTCTGGTCCGCCTTCAGGTTGATGGCGGCAAATCCCAGAAAGAAGGAGAAAATCATGCCGGTAGCACCCGCAACCAGGATGGCAATCAGCATGGAAAGCTGCGGATTTGCCGCGCCGAATCCACTCTGATCCAATGCCTGGAGGGTGAAGCAGGCGAACAGCGCACCGATGATCATCATACCTTCCAGTGCAATGTTGATGACGCCGGAATGTTCACTGAACATACCACCCAGTGCCACAAGCAGCAGCGGAACCGCAAACAAAACAGTGAGGCTGATAATATTGGCAGCGATCATCATTTGGCAGCGCCTCCTTTCTCTTTACGGCCGGACACCGCTTTTGCAATCACACCGCGCATAAGCAGCGCAAACGCTGCCAGATAAATGATAACTGCAATGACGATGTCGATGGTTTCGGAGGAGTACGCCGGCTGCATGGCCGCACCGCCCACCTGGATATAGCTGATGAACAGCGCCGAGAAGATGGTGCCCACAGGATTGGAACTTGCCAGCAGTGCCACGGGAATGCCGTTGAAGCCCATGCTCAGGATGGCTTTTTCCAGAACGTACTGACCGGTGCCGGCAAGATAGTAGATACCGCCGCCGATGCCGGACAGCGCACCGGAAATGACCATGGAGAGCACAATGTTGCGTTTGGCATTGATGCCGGCGTACTGCGCTGCGTCGCGGCTGAGACCGCAGGCCTTGAGTTCATAGCCAAAGGTGGTCTTTTCCAGAACGATCCAGATGACGATGGCAAAGACGATCGTGATCCAGATGCTGATATTGATCCAGCTGGAATTGCCGAAGATGGGCGCCAGGAATCCTTTAGGCAGAATGGCACCGGGATTGGCCGCCGACAGGGCGGCGGTACGGTCGGAGTTGGAAGCGCCCCAGGCGGAAGCCAGCATATTCGTCGTATTGGCCAGAATCAGGTTGACCAGATACATACCGATCCAGTTAAACATGATCGCGGTAATGACCTCATTCACATTGAAATAGGCCTTGAAGAGGCCGGGGAAAATTCCCCAGATCGCACCGCCGACCG encodes the following:
- a CDS encoding ABC transporter permease — encoded protein: MMIAANIISLTVLFAVPLLLVALGGMFSEHSGVINIALEGMMIIGALFACFTLQALDQSGFGAANPQLSMLIAILVAGATGMIFSFFLGFAAINLKADQTIGGTALNQFAPAFAVVMTWAIQGQGLTTIQIPSWVRITRETFGLAPVDGPSFWNNLIFKYFYLTTPIAVVLFIVAYVLMYKTRFGLRLRACGEHPQAADSVGINVYKMRYAGVLISGFLGGIGGLAYTVAAGSGFNSDVGGYGFLALAVMIFGNWKPFPILASSFFFALFKVIAAYSSSLSFLPKFEGVKEVSNFYQMLPYIVTMIVLIFTSKNSQAPKAEGIPYDKGSR
- a CDS encoding ABC transporter permease, yielding MKKNQKRQLLQNPAVVGVLASLLSIVIGLILGFLLLVVLNPGASLEGMVAMMTTGFGSMDKFGKVLYQAAPLMMCGLSVGFAFKTGLFNIGASGQYTMGAFFALLFAIQFQMPWYLCLLGAAVGGAIWGIFPGLFKAYFNVNEVITAIMFNWIGMYLVNLILANTTNMLASAWGASNSDRTAALSAANPGAILPKGFLAPIFGNSSWINISIWITIVFAIVIWIVLEKTTFGYELKACGLSRDAAQYAGINAKRNIVLSMVISGALSGIGGGIYYLAGTGQYVLEKAILSMGFNGIPVALLASSNPVGTIFSALFISYIQVGGAAMQPAYSSETIDIVIAVIIYLAAFALLMRGVIAKAVSGRKEKGGAAK